The following are encoded in a window of Nibricoccus aquaticus genomic DNA:
- a CDS encoding amidase family protein, translating to MSLRSHLAAIVLAAMAALPLRAVPLDLTTATIADIQTAFSAGTLTAEKLTTAYLARIEAYDKKGPALNAVIVLNPNALAEAKSLDAERKAGKVRGPLHGVPIVLKDNIDTFDLPTTAGSQLLEGSIAPDDAFVVKKLRAAGAIVIAKVNLSEWAGGGGSVSGATDPKLVAAGEVPNGYSSHGGQTKNPHVLDRGPAGSSGGTGVAIAAVFGQFGLGTDTAASVRGPANASGTFGLKTTHGLVSRDGVVPLALTFDTVGPLARSTYDLAAALNVLAGIDPDDDSTLKSAGRTPVDYTTYLKPGSLKGARIGIARDFFGKDAEIDAVVNQAIAKLKELGAIIVDDVRIPPPVQGIRGPLYNTVRSAEFKAQIAGYLATTAPKYPKNIYDLARLANDPATGYRSSGKAVGLKYQAETSLDLHDPVYTAAIAEGIPYVRAAMEGVFANHQLHAILYPTSPTPVSLINPPARESGPPSPGANPLNIANITGFPDLVVPAGMSPRGLPVTFSLLGRAFTEGRLLGFAYDYEQATKAIKLPVNTPALASDKLVP from the coding sequence ATGAGTCTCCGTTCCCACCTCGCCGCAATCGTCCTCGCAGCCATGGCCGCACTTCCTCTGCGCGCCGTCCCGCTCGATCTCACGACTGCCACCATCGCCGACATTCAAACCGCTTTCTCCGCCGGCACGCTCACCGCGGAAAAACTCACCACCGCCTACCTCGCGCGCATCGAAGCCTACGACAAAAAAGGCCCGGCCCTTAACGCCGTCATCGTCCTCAATCCCAACGCCCTCGCCGAAGCCAAGTCCCTCGATGCCGAGCGCAAAGCAGGAAAAGTCCGCGGCCCGCTCCACGGCGTTCCCATCGTCCTCAAAGACAACATCGACACCTTCGATCTTCCCACCACCGCCGGCTCGCAACTCCTCGAAGGTTCCATCGCTCCCGACGACGCCTTCGTCGTGAAAAAACTCCGCGCCGCCGGTGCCATCGTCATCGCCAAGGTCAATCTCTCCGAATGGGCCGGCGGCGGCGGCTCCGTCTCTGGCGCTACCGATCCTAAACTCGTCGCCGCCGGCGAAGTCCCCAACGGCTACTCCTCCCACGGCGGTCAGACTAAAAATCCCCACGTCCTCGACCGCGGCCCGGCCGGTTCCTCCGGCGGCACCGGCGTCGCCATCGCCGCCGTATTCGGTCAGTTTGGACTCGGGACCGACACCGCCGCCTCCGTCCGCGGCCCCGCCAACGCCTCCGGCACCTTCGGCCTCAAAACCACCCACGGCCTCGTCTCTCGCGACGGTGTCGTCCCTCTTGCGCTCACGTTCGACACCGTCGGACCGCTCGCCCGCAGCACCTACGACCTCGCCGCCGCCCTCAACGTCCTCGCCGGCATCGATCCCGACGACGACTCCACCCTCAAGTCCGCCGGCCGCACGCCCGTTGACTACACCACTTACCTGAAACCCGGCTCCCTTAAAGGCGCCCGCATTGGCATCGCCCGCGACTTCTTCGGCAAGGACGCCGAGATCGACGCCGTCGTGAACCAGGCCATCGCGAAACTAAAAGAGCTCGGAGCCATCATCGTCGACGACGTCCGCATCCCTCCGCCCGTGCAGGGCATCCGCGGCCCGCTCTACAACACCGTCCGCTCCGCCGAGTTCAAAGCCCAGATCGCCGGCTACCTCGCCACCACAGCGCCCAAGTATCCTAAAAACATCTACGACCTCGCCCGCCTCGCCAACGATCCCGCGACTGGCTACCGCAGCTCCGGCAAAGCCGTCGGCCTGAAATACCAGGCCGAGACCTCCCTCGATCTTCACGATCCCGTCTACACCGCCGCCATCGCCGAAGGTATTCCCTACGTCCGCGCCGCCATGGAGGGCGTCTTCGCCAACCACCAGCTGCACGCGATCCTCTACCCGACATCACCGACGCCGGTCTCGCTCATCAACCCACCCGCCCGCGAATCCGGCCCGCCATCCCCCGGCGCCAATCCGCTGAACATCGCCAACATCACCGGCTTCCCCGACCTCGTCGTCCCCGCCGGCATGAGCCCGCGCGGCCTGCCCGTCACCTTCTCGCTCCTCGGCCGCGCTTTCACCGAAGGCCGCCTCCTCGGCTTCGCCTACGACTACGAGCAGGCCACCAAGGCCATCAAACTCCCGGTCAACACGCCCGCCCTCGCGAGCGACAAACTCGTCCCCTGA
- a CDS encoding amidase family protein has product MQPSRSLSASAPNPVPPSQRRSFAPFSAFARHFSVSLAIGCAGFATLPALQAAQLDIKTATIADIQAAYSAGLTSEKLLGAYLARIEAFDKKGPEINAVITLHPQALVQARALDAERKAGKVRGPLHGIPVLLKDNVDTFDVPTTGGSQLLEGSLPPDDAFITKKLRDAGVIILAKVNLSEWAGSGGSAAGAPPDILKAGFIPGGFSSAGGQTRNPHALDRSPSGSSGGTGAGLAAVYAPFGIGSDTGGSIRGPSSHNGIAGLKPTRGLMSRDGVIPLGLSYDTAGPMGRHIYDVAASLGAMTGIDSADAATFASGGHYHTDYTKFLKRGSLKGARIGVNRDYLGQDPEVDRIFEASIARLRELGAVIVDNVSIPEYLRRARADIYNLVVKAEFKADLTTYLKTTKPGFPKSFDDVVRLSNDPATKYRSAGKAAGLKWVSSPGITFDLDDRVYLATKREILPALTATFEALMAKHQLDALVYPTMPRPAMPINPTDGVAWPESSTSFANFTGWPDAIVPAGITKDGLPVTLSFLGRAWSEPALLAYAYDFEQATKALALPVNTPALPTDIVTY; this is encoded by the coding sequence ATGCAGCCATCACGCAGTCTCTCAGCCTCAGCACCCAATCCAGTTCCGCCCTCGCAGCGGCGCTCCTTCGCCCCCTTCTCCGCCTTCGCGAGACACTTCTCCGTCTCTCTGGCGATAGGTTGCGCCGGTTTCGCCACTCTCCCGGCGCTTCAGGCCGCGCAACTCGACATCAAGACCGCCACCATCGCCGACATCCAGGCCGCCTACTCGGCCGGCCTGACTTCCGAGAAACTCCTCGGCGCCTACCTCGCCCGCATCGAAGCGTTCGACAAAAAAGGCCCTGAGATCAACGCCGTCATCACGCTTCACCCCCAAGCGCTCGTCCAGGCCCGCGCCCTCGACGCCGAGCGCAAAGCCGGAAAAGTCCGTGGCCCGCTCCACGGCATTCCTGTTCTCCTAAAGGACAACGTCGACACCTTCGACGTCCCCACCACCGGCGGCTCGCAACTCCTCGAAGGCTCTCTCCCGCCCGACGACGCCTTCATCACCAAAAAACTCCGCGACGCCGGCGTCATCATTCTCGCCAAAGTAAACCTCTCCGAATGGGCCGGCTCTGGCGGTTCCGCCGCAGGAGCACCACCCGATATTCTCAAGGCCGGTTTCATCCCCGGCGGCTTCTCTTCCGCTGGTGGCCAGACGCGCAATCCCCACGCCCTCGACCGCAGCCCGTCGGGTTCCTCCGGAGGCACCGGCGCAGGTCTCGCCGCCGTCTACGCGCCTTTCGGCATCGGCTCCGACACCGGCGGCTCCATCCGCGGCCCCTCTTCTCACAACGGCATAGCCGGTCTCAAACCCACGCGCGGCCTCATGTCGCGCGACGGCGTCATCCCGCTCGGCCTCTCCTACGACACCGCCGGCCCCATGGGTCGTCACATTTACGACGTCGCCGCTTCGCTCGGCGCCATGACCGGTATCGACTCTGCGGATGCCGCGACCTTCGCCAGCGGCGGTCACTATCACACCGACTACACGAAGTTCCTCAAACGCGGCTCCCTCAAAGGCGCCCGCATCGGCGTCAACCGCGACTACCTCGGCCAGGACCCCGAGGTGGACCGTATCTTCGAAGCCTCCATCGCCAGACTCCGCGAACTCGGCGCCGTCATCGTCGATAACGTTTCCATCCCGGAATATCTGCGCCGCGCCCGCGCCGACATCTACAACCTCGTCGTCAAAGCCGAGTTCAAGGCCGATCTCACGACCTACCTGAAAACCACCAAGCCCGGTTTCCCCAAATCCTTCGACGACGTCGTCCGCCTCTCGAACGATCCCGCCACCAAATACCGCAGCGCAGGCAAGGCCGCCGGCCTCAAGTGGGTCTCCTCGCCCGGCATCACCTTCGACCTCGACGATCGCGTCTACCTCGCGACCAAGCGCGAAATCCTCCCCGCCCTCACCGCCACGTTCGAGGCCCTCATGGCCAAACATCAGCTCGACGCGCTCGTCTACCCCACGATGCCGCGCCCAGCCATGCCCATCAACCCGACCGACGGTGTCGCTTGGCCCGAATCGTCCACCTCCTTCGCCAACTTCACCGGCTGGCCCGACGCCATCGTCCCCGCCGGCATCACCAAAGACGGCCTCCCCGTGACGCTCAGCTTCCTCGGCCGCGCGTGGAGCGAGCCCGCGCTTCTCGCCTACGCCTACGATTTCGAGCAGGCGACCAAGGCCCTCGCCCTCCCCGTCAACACGCCCGCGCTGCCCACCGACATCGTCACCTACTAA
- a CDS encoding amidase, translating into MSKSTLLPLVTRSARRDFLRSAGLFAAAAALPSFTTSSAKAAPGPATSTDKTDDIIYMSATKLAQLIREKKVSAVEATQAFIDRHMVVNDRLNAVVMNCYARALTEAKAADAALAKGQLKGPLHGVPMTIKDSLDTEGVISTGATYGRQQFIPKKDATCVARVRAAGAILLGKTNTPEFTLGGLGGISSTSNLLYGSSHNPYDLTRTTSGSSGGAGAIVAAGGSAFDIGSDWGGSIRGPAHNNGIVGIKPTSVRVPRTGHIVDFGGVFDLWQQLGPMARRVEDIALITPIISGPDFRDASCAPVAWADPAKVDLKKLRLAFFPTNGVTTTDDDTKKTILQCVKWLEGHVASVTEDLPKEILTDLYASRTKLTGGDGWAFYKRLADKWGTKNFSPSVTERVKAGKTISTAEYVEAWEQADAAKSRMLSWFQKYDVLLCPVAGTPATEIDRISPTPGGAPNWSYTGAFNTTGWPVTVVRCGTSSDGKNLPIGIQVVAAPWREDITIAVASALEAQSGGWQRPPI; encoded by the coding sequence ATGTCCAAATCCACTCTTCTCCCCTTGGTCACCCGCTCCGCGCGTCGTGACTTCCTCCGCTCCGCCGGCCTCTTCGCTGCTGCCGCCGCGCTCCCGTCGTTCACCACCTCCTCCGCCAAAGCCGCGCCCGGCCCCGCCACGTCCACCGACAAGACTGACGACATCATCTACATGTCGGCCACCAAACTCGCGCAGCTCATCCGCGAGAAAAAAGTCTCCGCCGTCGAGGCCACCCAGGCCTTCATCGACCGCCACATGGTCGTGAACGACCGCCTCAACGCCGTCGTCATGAACTGCTACGCCCGAGCGCTCACCGAGGCCAAAGCCGCCGACGCCGCCCTCGCGAAGGGACAGCTCAAAGGCCCTCTCCACGGCGTGCCGATGACCATCAAAGACTCCCTCGACACCGAGGGCGTCATCTCCACCGGCGCCACCTACGGCCGCCAGCAATTCATCCCCAAAAAAGACGCCACCTGCGTCGCCCGCGTTCGAGCTGCCGGCGCCATCCTGCTCGGAAAAACCAATACCCCCGAGTTCACCCTCGGCGGCCTCGGCGGCATCAGTAGCACGAGCAACCTTCTCTACGGCTCCAGCCACAATCCCTACGACCTTACCCGCACTACCTCCGGATCCTCCGGTGGCGCAGGCGCGATCGTCGCCGCCGGCGGTTCCGCTTTCGACATCGGCTCCGACTGGGGCGGCTCCATCCGAGGCCCCGCCCACAACAACGGCATTGTCGGCATCAAACCCACCTCCGTCCGCGTCCCGCGCACCGGCCACATCGTCGACTTCGGCGGCGTATTCGATCTCTGGCAACAGCTTGGCCCGATGGCCCGCCGCGTCGAGGACATCGCCCTCATCACGCCCATCATCTCCGGCCCCGACTTCCGCGATGCCTCCTGCGCGCCCGTTGCGTGGGCCGATCCCGCCAAGGTCGATCTGAAGAAACTACGCCTCGCCTTCTTCCCGACCAACGGCGTCACCACCACCGACGACGACACCAAGAAAACCATCCTTCAGTGCGTCAAATGGCTCGAAGGCCACGTCGCCTCCGTCACCGAAGATCTCCCCAAGGAAATCCTCACCGATCTCTACGCCTCCCGCACCAAACTCACCGGCGGCGACGGCTGGGCTTTCTACAAGCGACTCGCCGACAAATGGGGCACCAAGAACTTCTCCCCGTCCGTCACCGAGCGCGTCAAAGCCGGCAAAACCATCTCCACCGCCGAGTACGTCGAGGCATGGGAACAGGCCGACGCCGCCAAGTCCCGCATGCTGTCGTGGTTTCAAAAATACGACGTCTTGCTCTGCCCCGTCGCCGGCACGCCAGCCACCGAGATCGACCGCATCAGCCCGACGCCGGGCGGCGCTCCCAACTGGAGCTACACCGGCGCGTTCAACACCACCGGCTGGCCAGTAACCGTCGTCCGCTGCGGCACTTCCTCCGACGGCAAGAACCTCCCCATCGGCATCCAGGTCGTCGCCGCCCCATGGCGCGAAGACATCACCATCGCCGTCGCCTCCGCCCTCGAAGCCCAAAGCGGCGGCTGGCAGCGCCCGCCGATCTAA